The Candidatus Eisenbacteria bacterium genome includes a region encoding these proteins:
- a CDS encoding DUF1385 domain-containing protein, whose product MMRSPKRVATAVRLPDGSIQVKSREYVSLSRRFPILSLPILRGAVVLVESLRIGVEALAFSAEVAVDVDKEKPKTERRFGTLGLGMSFTVLFSFVAAFLIFFYLPLKLADLTGVRHPLTYNLIDGGIRLVFFLAYILAIGLWGEMRRVFQYHGAEHKTIHNLESGQELTPDAAGSMSRFHPRCGTSFLFLVVIVSFIVFAFLGRPDTIGARLLRFALIPLIAGISFEIIRFAGAHYERPLVRWLSEPGLQLQRLTTREPSRDMLEVAIAALRAVL is encoded by the coding sequence ATGATGCGCTCCCCGAAGCGGGTGGCCACCGCCGTGCGGCTTCCCGACGGCTCCATCCAGGTGAAATCGCGGGAGTACGTCTCCCTCTCGCGGCGCTTTCCGATCCTGAGCCTTCCCATTCTCCGCGGCGCCGTGGTGCTCGTGGAGTCGCTCCGGATCGGGGTCGAGGCGCTGGCCTTCTCGGCGGAGGTGGCGGTGGACGTCGACAAGGAAAAGCCCAAGACCGAGCGACGATTCGGCACCCTCGGCCTGGGCATGAGCTTCACCGTGCTCTTCTCGTTCGTGGCCGCCTTCCTCATCTTCTTTTATCTGCCGCTCAAGCTGGCGGACCTGACGGGCGTGCGGCATCCGCTCACCTACAATCTCATCGACGGCGGGATCCGCCTCGTATTCTTCCTCGCCTACATCCTCGCGATCGGGCTGTGGGGGGAGATGCGGCGCGTGTTCCAGTACCACGGCGCGGAGCACAAGACGATCCACAATCTCGAGTCGGGGCAGGAATTGACGCCCGACGCGGCGGGCTCGATGAGCCGGTTCCACCCGCGATGCGGGACCAGCTTTCTCTTTCTGGTCGTGATCGTCAGCTTCATCGTCTTCGCGTTTCTCGGCCGCCCCGATACGATCGGGGCACGGCTGCTCCGCTTCGCGCTCATCCCGCTCATCGCGGGAATCTCCTTCGAGATCATCCGTTTCGCGGGCGCTCATTACGAACGGCCGCTCGTCCGGTGGCTCAGCGAGCCCGGACTGCAGCTCCAGCGTTTGACGACCCGCGAGCCCTCGCGCGACATGCTGGAAGTCGCGATCGCGGCGCTCCGCGCCGTCCTCTAA
- the rpmE gene encoding 50S ribosomal protein L31 codes for MKKGIHPGYYNTKIICACGNVIETRATVQEALHVEICSNCHPFFTGKQKLVDTAGRIERFRRKYGMKEQAPAEAPPA; via the coding sequence ATGAAGAAGGGCATTCACCCCGGCTACTACAACACCAAGATCATCTGTGCCTGCGGGAACGTCATTGAAACCCGCGCCACGGTCCAGGAAGCGCTGCACGTGGAAATCTGCTCGAACTGCCACCCGTTCTTCACCGGGAAGCAGAAGCTGGTCGACACGGCCGGCCGGATCGAGCGGTTCCGCCGGAAGTACGGGATGAAGGAGCAGGCGCCGGCCGAAGCACCTCCCGCCTAA